One region of Acropora muricata isolate sample 2 chromosome 13, ASM3666990v1, whole genome shotgun sequence genomic DNA includes:
- the LOC136895444 gene encoding uncharacterized protein produces MVVRVESDHEPLDAIFSKPLYSAPKRLQRMLLRLPKYNLQVVYKKGTQMFLADTLSRAYLPEINACDFNTKLEEVDHQAFLPVSTNRRQQIKHASANDPVLQQLWTTIREGWPESRSNLPEPLYPYFSFRDLLTVQNDLAFKGQCLVVPASLHKELMAVVHSSHIGMEACIHRAHDTLYWPHMATELREYIAKFDICLSHPTEQGKKNPPTT; encoded by the coding sequence ATGGTCGTACGAGTGGAGAGCGATCATGAGCCATTAGATGCGATCTTTTCGAAGCCACTTTATTCAGCGCCCAAGCGACTGCAGCGGATGTTGTTGAGGCTGCCGAAATACAACCTGCAAGTTGTTTACAAAAAAGGAACACAGATGTTTCTTGCTGACACCTTAAGCAGAGCCTACCTGCCTGAGATCAACGCCTGTGACTTCAACACAAAACTTGAGGAAGTTGATCATCAAGCCTTCCTACCAGTCAGCACAAACCGCCGGCAACAGATCAAGCACGCCTCTGCTAATGACCCAGTCCTGCAGCAACTATGGACAACCATACGTGAAGGATGGCCAGAGAGTCGGTCGAACCTTCCTGAACCCCTTTACCCATACTTCAGCTTTAGAGACCTCCTGACCGTCCAGAACGACCTTGCTTTTAAGGGTCAATGTCTTGTGGTACCAGCCAGCCTACACAAGGAGCTTATGGCAGTTGTGCACAGCTCACACATCGGCATGGAAGCGTGCATCCACAGAGCACATGACACTCTCTACTGGCCTCACATGGCAACAGAACTGAGGGAGTACATCGCCAAGTTCGACATATGTTTGTCACACCCCACAGAACAGGGCAAAAAAAACCCTCCTACAACATAA
- the LOC136896087 gene encoding uncharacterized protein has product MPDSQCLSQLKPSVLDSRSNAKSLPPVFGLSSDCFLNLHARIFASRAYNFAGLRLPVPSSLRLPVWRTYLQEYVDYGVCDFLEFGWPVGFDYSCPLPIHSNFHNHKGATEFPAAVDAYLSSERAHHAVIGPFSHNPFSCPVAVSPLNSVPKPDTTERRIILDLSWPVGSSVNDGIPSGLYLAQEFALVYPTVDLIADRVAALGSGCLLFKRDLRRAYRQFPVDPYDYPLLGYSWNDHYYFDVVLPMGLRTAAMACQRSTNAVSYILSCAGCQVANYLDDFIGVASIARASLHYEYCGSLLQELGLQESLSKACPPSTVMTCLGVQINTVDMTLSVTPERLDELVVLLSHWLTKKSATRSELQSLVGKLSFVSKCVRQSRLFLARILAMLRTVKRNHHHVKLSKEFFRDIHWWLRFIHVYNGVSIIPTSKWSSPDAVFATDACLSGCGGLTSHQFFHIEFPREVKATFPSIHHLEVLAILLAARLWGSQWRGLRLLVYCDNAAVVSSLNSGRVQDSILAACLRELWFLAASHEFELRAVHLSSSANRLADLLSRWHLNPKFQDEFHAKTAGLSMQDVTVPSSYFHVADCL; this is encoded by the coding sequence ATGCCTGACTCTCAGTGTTTGTCTCAACTTAAACCTTCGGTGCTTGACTCACGATCAAATGCGAAAAGTCTGCCCCCAGTGTTTGGTTTATCGTCCgattgttttcttaatttacaTGCCCGAATTTTCGCGTCCCGTGCTTATAATTTTGCGGGTCTTCGTTTACCGGTGCCATCGTCACTTCGTTTGCCTGTTTGGAGAACATATTTACAAGAGTACGTCGATTATGGCGTTTGTGACTTTCTGGAGTTCGGCTGGCCAGTTGGTTTCGACTATTCTTGTCCTCTTCCGATACATTCTAACTTTCATAATCATAAGGGTGCCACGGAATTCCCTGCTGCTGTTGATGCTTATTTGTCCTCCGAGCGTGCACACCATGCGGTTATTGGTCCGTTTTCTCATAATCCTTTTTCGTGTCCCGTGGCGGTGTCTCCTTTGAACTCTGTCCCCAAACCCGATACCACGGAGCGGCGAATTATCCTGGATCTCAGCTGGCCTGTTGGTTCTTCAGTGAACGATGGCATTCCCTCTGGCCTTTATTTGGCTCAGGAGTTTGCTCTTGTTTATCCTACGGTGGACCTGATTGCTGATCGTGTGGCGGCCTTGGGTTCCGGGTGTTTACTGTTTAAACGTGATTTACGCCGAGCGTATCGCCAATTCCCCGTGGATCCTTATGATTACCCGCTGTTAGGATACTCATGgaatgatcattattattttgatgttgTCTTGCCAATGGGGCTCCGGACTGCTGCGATGGCCTGTCAACGTTCCACGAACGCTGTTTCCTACATTCTGTCCTGTGCTGGTTGCCAGGTCGCTAATTATTTAGATGATTTCATCGGTGTCGCATCAATCGCGCGGGCATCGCTGCATTATGAGTATTGTGGTTCGCTCCTTCAAGAGCTAGGACTTCAAGAATCTTTATCCAAGGCCTGTCCTCCTTCCACAGTCATGACTTGTCTGGGTGTTCAGATTAACACAGTTGACATGACTCTTTCTGTTACCCCAGAACGCCTTGACGAGCTTGTCGTGCTCCTATCGCATTGGTTGACCAAGAAATCAGCTACTAGATCGGAGCTGCAATCATTGGTCGGCAAGTTGTCTTTCGTTTCTAAGTGTGTTCGCCAAAGCCGTCTTTTTCTAGCGCGCATTCTTGCTATGCTTCGCACTGTCAAGCGTAATCATCATCATGTTAAACTTTCAAAGGAATTTTTCCGGGACATTCACTGGTGGTTGCGTTTTATTCACGTTTATAATGGTGTTTCCATTATCCCGACGTCTAAGTGGTCTTCTCCAGATGCTGTTTTTGCCACTGACGCATGTTTATCTGGTTGCGGTGGATTAACCAGTCATCAATTCTTTCATATCGAGTTTCCTCGCGAGGTCAAGGCCACGTTTCCTTCCATTCATCATCTTGAAGTTCTTGCCATTCTGCTAGCGGCTCGATTGTGGGGCTCTCAGTGGCGGGGTTTGCGTCTCCTGGTGTACTGCGATAATGCGGCGGTGGTTAGCTCACTTAATTCCGGTCGCGTGCAGGATTCCATTTTAGCTGCCTGTCTGCGTGAACTTTGGTTCCTCGCGGCATCTCATGAGTTTGAGTTACGAGCAGTTCATTTATCAAGTTCTGCCAATCGTCTTGCCGATCTCTTGTCCCGGTGGCATTTAAACCCCAAGTTTCAAGATGAATTTCATGCTAAGACCGCTGGTTTAAGCATGCAAGATGTTACCGTGCCTTCGTCGTATTTTCATGTGGCTGATTGCCTGTAG